The following coding sequences are from one Cyanobium sp. AMD-g window:
- a CDS encoding NAD(P)H-quinone oxidoreductase subunit N, whose translation MPLLMTGRGFRTELERCGALALFVPLEGGAETRLLRRLRAAGYRAHLTSARGLGDPEAYLLQLHGIRPPHLGHHSVGRAAAVGEVQRVMPLLGPQLAGDGPVLLWLLEGQVLSSSELAALCDLCRREPRLKLVVEMGGARALRWQPLEQLVPA comes from the coding sequence ATGCCTCTGCTGATGACCGGCCGTGGTTTCCGCACCGAGTTGGAGCGCTGCGGTGCCCTCGCCCTTTTCGTTCCCCTGGAGGGGGGCGCCGAAACGCGCCTGCTGCGGCGGCTGCGGGCGGCCGGCTACCGCGCCCATCTCACCTCCGCCCGCGGGCTGGGGGATCCGGAGGCCTACCTCCTGCAATTGCATGGCATCCGTCCGCCCCACCTGGGCCACCACAGCGTCGGCCGGGCGGCGGCCGTGGGCGAGGTGCAACGGGTGATGCCCCTGCTGGGTCCCCAGCTGGCCGGCGACGGGCCGGTGCTGCTCTGGCTGCTGGAGGGTCAGGTGCTCAGCAGTTCAGAGCTCGCGGCCCTGTGCGACCTCTGCCGCCGCGAACCTCGTCTGAAGCTGGTGGTGGAGATGGGCGGCGCCCGCGCCCTGCGCTGGCAGCCCCTGGAACAGCTCGTTCCTGCCTGA
- the corA gene encoding magnesium/cobalt transporter CorA, with product MKTRPSRQSQRLRSAAGSSGIRSRRIRPGSSPGAVVFVGEQRLAKVQIDVIHYDGEGWSEELEVSVRSCADVVRQDSITWMNVSGVHDVDLVERLGECFGIHPMTLEDIANTTQRPKVEEFPGYVFMVLKMIAFNEETKTIDIEHVSVILGDHFVISFLEDDGDVFDGVRDRIRAASGRIRWMKADYLAYSLMDAVVDHYFLAVERMGDIIEEVDDRLLENPHPGDIKEIHGLKRSILSLRKAVWPIREEVAMIVKSDSTLLTAESRVFWRDLYDHCIQIIDLVETHRDILGGMHDTYLSTLSHRMNEVMKVLTIISTIFIPLTFIAGVYGMNFKEMPELEWRGGYYSVWAVMIVIGVSLFLFFRRKHWL from the coding sequence ATGAAGACCAGGCCTTCGAGACAATCCCAGCGCCTCCGCAGCGCCGCCGGCAGCAGCGGCATCCGCAGCAGGCGGATCAGGCCAGGATCCTCACCGGGCGCCGTGGTGTTCGTGGGCGAGCAACGGCTGGCGAAGGTCCAGATCGATGTCATTCACTACGACGGGGAGGGCTGGTCGGAAGAGCTGGAGGTGTCGGTGCGCAGTTGCGCTGACGTGGTGCGCCAGGACAGCATCACCTGGATGAACGTCAGTGGCGTCCATGACGTCGACCTGGTGGAGCGCCTCGGCGAGTGCTTCGGCATCCATCCGATGACACTGGAGGACATCGCCAACACCACCCAGCGGCCCAAGGTGGAGGAGTTTCCTGGCTACGTCTTCATGGTGTTGAAGATGATCGCCTTCAACGAAGAAACCAAGACCATTGATATCGAACATGTGAGCGTGATCCTTGGCGATCACTTCGTGATCTCGTTCCTCGAGGATGATGGCGATGTCTTCGATGGGGTGCGTGATCGCATCCGCGCCGCCAGTGGCCGGATCCGCTGGATGAAGGCCGACTACCTCGCCTACTCCCTGATGGACGCCGTTGTCGACCATTACTTCCTCGCCGTGGAGCGCATGGGCGACATCATCGAGGAGGTGGATGACCGGCTGCTGGAGAATCCCCACCCCGGCGACATCAAGGAGATCCATGGCCTCAAGCGGTCGATTCTGAGCCTGCGTAAGGCCGTCTGGCCGATCCGGGAGGAGGTGGCCATGATCGTCAAGAGCGATTCCACCCTGCTGACAGCCGAGAGCCGGGTGTTCTGGCGCGATCTCTACGACCACTGCATCCAGATCATCGATTTGGTGGAAACCCACCGCGACATTCTCGGTGGCATGCATGACACCTATCTCTCGACCCTCAGTCACCGCATGAACGAGGTGATGAAGGTGCTGACGATCATCTCGACGATCTTCATTCCGCTCACCTTCATTGCCGGTGTCTATGGCATGAACTTCAAGGAGATGCCCGAACTGGAGTGGCGCGGTGGTTACTATTCGGTGTGGGCGGTCATGATTGTGATCGGCGTCAGCCTTTTCCTCTTTTTCCGTCGCAAGCATTGGCTCTGA
- a CDS encoding HAD family hydrolase has protein sequence MTERPLLVFDFDGVLVDGMAEYWWSARRAALALVAGGCASGAATALWHLPEQAPAGFARLRPLIHKGWEMVLMAAELGRPEMDLAAAVADYDTFLARALERWGWSTEQLQRALEDLRQEAIATDLDAWLALHRFYPGVETRLGRLAAEGADWAVLTTKGGAFAARLLAAAGLKPLALYGHEQGSKPSVLGRLVAERDPGERPLWFVEDRRPTLELVRRTPGLETVRCYLVAWGYLGPGDGEGLAPLGIRWLEPAAFEAPLAQWP, from the coding sequence GTGACTGAACGCCCTCTGCTGGTGTTCGATTTTGATGGCGTGCTGGTGGACGGCATGGCCGAGTACTGGTGGTCGGCCCGCCGGGCGGCCCTGGCCCTGGTGGCTGGGGGTTGTGCCAGTGGTGCCGCCACCGCCCTGTGGCACCTGCCGGAGCAGGCACCAGCGGGCTTCGCCCGGCTGCGGCCCCTGATCCACAAGGGCTGGGAGATGGTGCTGATGGCCGCCGAGCTGGGGCGGCCCGAGATGGATCTCGCCGCCGCCGTGGCCGACTACGACACCTTCCTGGCCCGGGCCCTGGAGCGCTGGGGCTGGAGCACCGAGCAGTTGCAGCGGGCGCTTGAGGACCTGCGTCAGGAGGCGATCGCCACCGATCTGGACGCCTGGCTGGCTTTGCACCGCTTCTACCCCGGGGTGGAGACGCGCCTGGGCCGGCTGGCGGCGGAGGGGGCCGACTGGGCCGTGCTCACCACCAAGGGCGGGGCCTTCGCCGCCCGGCTGCTGGCCGCCGCTGGCCTCAAGCCCCTGGCCCTCTACGGCCACGAACAGGGCAGCAAGCCCTCGGTGCTGGGGCGGCTGGTGGCGGAGCGGGACCCAGGCGAGCGCCCCCTGTGGTTCGTGGAGGACCGCCGTCCCACCCTCGAGCTGGTGCGGCGGACGCCGGGACTGGAGACGGTGCGCTGCTACCTGGTGGCGTGGGGATACCTGGGCCCGGGGGACGGCGAGGGGCTGGCCCCCCTGGGGATCCGCTGGCTGGAGCCCGCCGCTTTCGAAGCCCCCCTGGCGCAATGGCCATGA
- a CDS encoding DUF1815 family protein: protein MFLRLAEQYRSAVEDLILSLQALAVSLKKQGHVATCYTCGDGRDGHGASFVADLGDNHMVRLLVSDFGISWVESRNGQELVKLEGADAIQELQRVVLVLQPSTETVAAPARTSHSALPAQP from the coding sequence ATGTTTCTCCGGCTGGCCGAGCAATACCGCTCGGCCGTTGAGGATCTGATCCTGAGCCTGCAGGCCCTGGCCGTGTCTCTGAAGAAACAGGGCCATGTGGCCACCTGCTACACCTGCGGCGATGGCCGCGACGGCCATGGCGCCTCCTTCGTGGCCGACCTGGGCGACAACCACATGGTGCGGCTGCTGGTCTCCGATTTCGGCATCAGCTGGGTGGAATCCCGCAACGGCCAGGAGCTGGTGAAGCTGGAGGGCGCCGACGCCATCCAGGAACTGCAGCGGGTGGTGCTGGTGTTGCAGCCCTCCACCGAAACCGTCGCGGCCCCAGCGCGAACCAGCCATTCCGCCCTGCCGGCCCAGCCCTGA
- a CDS encoding sodium:proton antiporter produces MSERLALIWGSAFFAGSLAQATAWVTGQPAVVLLLGMGLLAGHAGFDIVHPENLGAGLEPLVGLLVSLVLFDGGLNLRLAGRDLQRSVLQLVLVRLVLGLPVAALLAHALAGLPWSLALVFGAIALATGPTVVTPMVRQLRLAPKLGQLLEAEGLILEPVSAVLGLVLLQVTLGDLGGWQEVASRLLLRLGGGVALGGLAGLLLSEALRRLGALAAARGGEGRAEPGGLELQLTLGVLFLMFSGCEALLPQSGLPAAVSAGVVVGLRLDAAATQLDALIRQLAMLAITVLFPLLAADVSWAELSPLGLGGVGCVVALMLVRWPLIQLTGLGLPSLDWKEKALLSWIAPRGIVTAAVVSLFALELDRAEVAGGGALKGLVFLTILMTVGLQGFTAPWLVNRLGLAQPEATPELPQAG; encoded by the coding sequence TTGAGTGAGCGGCTGGCACTGATCTGGGGTTCGGCCTTCTTCGCCGGTTCCCTCGCCCAGGCGACGGCCTGGGTCACCGGCCAGCCCGCGGTGGTGCTGCTGCTGGGCATGGGCCTGCTGGCGGGCCATGCCGGCTTCGACATCGTCCACCCCGAGAACCTCGGCGCCGGCCTCGAGCCGTTGGTGGGCCTGCTGGTGAGCCTGGTGCTCTTCGATGGCGGGCTCAACCTGCGCCTGGCCGGCCGCGACCTGCAGCGTTCGGTGCTGCAGCTGGTGCTGGTGCGCCTGGTGCTGGGGCTGCCCGTGGCCGCCTTGCTGGCCCACGCCCTGGCGGGCCTGCCCTGGTCGCTGGCGCTGGTCTTTGGCGCCATCGCCCTGGCCACCGGTCCCACGGTGGTCACCCCGATGGTGCGCCAGCTGCGGCTGGCCCCGAAGCTGGGCCAGCTGCTGGAGGCCGAAGGTCTGATCCTCGAACCGGTGAGTGCGGTGCTGGGCCTGGTGCTGCTCCAGGTGACCCTGGGCGACCTGGGCGGTTGGCAGGAGGTGGCCTCCCGGCTGCTGCTGCGGCTGGGGGGTGGGGTGGCCCTCGGCGGACTGGCCGGCCTGCTGCTTTCGGAGGCCCTCCGCCGCCTGGGCGCCCTGGCGGCGGCCAGGGGCGGTGAGGGGAGGGCTGAGCCCGGTGGCCTGGAGCTACAACTCACCCTGGGGGTGCTGTTTCTGATGTTCAGCGGCTGCGAGGCCCTGCTGCCGCAATCGGGTCTGCCGGCGGCGGTGAGCGCCGGGGTGGTGGTGGGGCTGCGCCTCGATGCGGCCGCCACCCAGCTCGACGCGCTGATCCGCCAGCTGGCCATGCTGGCCATCACCGTGCTGTTCCCCCTGCTGGCGGCCGACGTCTCCTGGGCGGAGCTGAGCCCCCTGGGCCTGGGGGGCGTCGGTTGCGTCGTGGCCCTGATGCTGGTGCGCTGGCCTCTGATCCAGCTCACGGGCCTGGGGCTGCCCAGCCTCGACTGGAAGGAGAAGGCGCTGCTCAGCTGGATCGCACCGCGCGGCATCGTCACCGCGGCAGTGGTGAGCCTCTTCGCCCTGGAACTCGACCGGGCGGAGGTGGCCGGCGGCGGTGCCCTCAAGGGGCTGGTGTTCCTGACGATCCTGATGACCGTGGGCCTGCAGGGGTTCACCGCCCCCTGGCTGGTGAACCGCCTGGGGCTCGCCCAGCCCGAGGCAACGCCGGAGCTGCCCCAGGCCGGCTGA
- a CDS encoding helicase, whose translation MLEARAHQHLKALLQREGVERWPHHLTLSRLVARSLRRADHTLVRLAPGTAPSWWISLLVPLALSETRLALVVTPALRQRLLLVEWPRLRSVGLELPCWEGPGAPAGTQLWLLDHRELVTAWRNGELGDRQLVIPEAELLDVALRQALEVELEPRHWDQLRRAQPSAEACLLSLHERLSRRVLAHPRSPHRLVALADDDEAPLRHLLRLLEPLPEPWPRWLSAGAGWSSWARVEPSLLQWNLLRQPLEPLGELAGLLVGRGAVLIGELATGRAAEGQPAAAAALGLEPAVVLDLADPPLSDPLPLFAPLRQPLPNSPHYAQHLLEQGRRLVLGQSGLTVVLIDDSALCLGLASGLAAEFGSRVCHQNTSPESNGVVCCSWNWWLEHQPRLPLPCQVVVGLLPIASLEDPLTAARVGVLRQQGRDWFRELLLPEALNRLQRGVAGLRRSGGRLAVLDGRLRGRSWGRLVFTALEPWVELSRLRPDP comes from the coding sequence ATGTTGGAAGCCCGCGCCCACCAGCACCTCAAGGCTCTCCTGCAGCGAGAGGGGGTGGAACGCTGGCCCCATCACCTCACCTTGAGCCGGCTGGTGGCCCGCAGCCTGCGCCGCGCCGACCACACCCTGGTGCGGCTGGCCCCCGGCACCGCCCCCAGCTGGTGGATCAGCCTGCTGGTGCCCCTGGCCCTGAGCGAAACGCGCCTGGCCCTGGTGGTGACACCGGCCCTGCGCCAGCGGTTGCTGCTGGTGGAATGGCCGCGCCTGCGCAGCGTGGGGCTGGAACTGCCCTGCTGGGAAGGGCCCGGGGCACCGGCCGGCACCCAGCTGTGGCTGCTCGACCACCGCGAGCTGGTGACGGCCTGGCGCAACGGCGAGCTGGGGGATCGGCAGCTGGTGATCCCTGAGGCCGAGTTGCTGGATGTGGCCCTGCGCCAGGCCCTGGAGGTGGAACTGGAGCCCCGGCACTGGGATCAGCTGCGCCGCGCCCAGCCCAGCGCCGAAGCCTGTCTGCTCAGCCTGCATGAACGGCTCAGCCGCCGGGTGCTGGCCCATCCCCGCTCCCCCCACCGGCTGGTGGCCCTGGCCGATGACGACGAAGCCCCCCTGCGCCACCTGCTGCGCCTGCTCGAACCCCTGCCGGAGCCGTGGCCCCGCTGGCTGAGCGCCGGCGCCGGCTGGAGCAGCTGGGCCCGGGTGGAGCCCTCGTTGCTGCAATGGAACCTGCTGCGCCAACCGCTCGAACCCCTGGGCGAACTGGCCGGCCTGCTGGTGGGACGGGGGGCGGTGCTGATCGGTGAGCTGGCCACCGGCCGGGCGGCGGAGGGCCAGCCCGCTGCCGCCGCCGCCCTGGGGCTGGAGCCGGCGGTGGTGCTGGATCTGGCCGATCCCCCCCTGTCCGACCCCCTGCCGTTGTTCGCCCCCCTGCGCCAGCCGCTGCCCAACAGCCCCCACTACGCCCAGCACCTGCTGGAGCAGGGCCGGCGGCTGGTGCTGGGCCAGAGCGGCCTGACCGTGGTGCTGATCGACGATTCGGCCCTGTGTCTGGGCCTGGCCAGCGGCCTGGCCGCCGAGTTCGGCAGCCGGGTGTGCCACCAGAACACGTCACCGGAGAGCAACGGCGTGGTGTGCTGCAGCTGGAACTGGTGGCTGGAGCACCAGCCGCGGCTGCCCCTGCCCTGCCAGGTGGTGGTGGGATTGCTGCCGATCGCCAGCCTGGAGGATCCCCTCACCGCCGCCCGGGTCGGGGTGCTGCGCCAGCAGGGCCGCGACTGGTTCCGGGAACTGCTGCTGCCGGAGGCCCTCAACCGGCTGCAGCGGGGTGTGGCCGGGCTGCGGCGCAGCGGCGGGCGGCTGGCGGTGCTGGATGGCCGCCTGCGGGGCCGCAGCTGGGGACGACTGGTGTTCACCGCCCTCGAACCCTGGGTGGAGCTGTCCCGGCTGCGGCCCGACCCCTAG
- a CDS encoding DUF2839 domain-containing protein: MGEAKRRAEQGLPPRDKPRVSKAKDVDTSPRIVAWLPLTRNQASRFVAITTKGAWIGIGGLALLWVTVRFIGPAAGWWTLSDG; encoded by the coding sequence ATGGGGGAAGCCAAACGCCGGGCCGAACAGGGACTGCCGCCCCGGGACAAGCCACGGGTCAGCAAGGCCAAGGACGTCGACACCTCGCCCCGGATCGTCGCCTGGCTGCCCCTGACCCGCAACCAGGCCTCCCGCTTCGTGGCGATCACCACCAAGGGCGCCTGGATCGGCATCGGCGGCCTGGCCCTGCTCTGGGTGACGGTGCGCTTCATCGGCCCGGCGGCCGGCTGGTGGACCCTGTCGGACGGTTGA
- a CDS encoding prephenate/arogenate dehydrogenase — MTPLWQREPVGVVGLGLIGGSLGLDLMAAGAQVRALVHRPATAARARERGLATEVSTDPAVLEGCGLVVLALPLDRLLDPDAALLAALPVGAVITDVGSVKGPVLRRWRELLVAAGGGPGASRFVASHPMAGTARAGVEAGEAGLFRGRPWVATPEASTDPAALQAVRELAEALGARWLCCGAEAHDRAVALISHLPVLVGAALLQAADAGGGEIAAGAELVRALASTGFADTTRVGGGNPELGMLMARANRAALLEALDHYRQSLASLEAMVAEKEWSALQQSLARSQALRPDFL, encoded by the coding sequence ATGACACCCCTCTGGCAGCGCGAACCGGTGGGCGTGGTGGGCCTGGGTCTGATCGGGGGCTCCCTGGGGCTGGACCTGATGGCGGCCGGAGCGCAGGTGCGGGCCCTGGTGCACCGGCCGGCCACCGCCGCACGGGCCAGGGAGCGCGGCCTGGCCACCGAGGTGAGCACCGATCCGGCCGTGCTGGAGGGCTGCGGCCTGGTGGTGCTGGCCCTGCCCCTCGACCGCCTGCTGGATCCGGACGCCGCCCTTCTGGCGGCCCTGCCGGTTGGGGCGGTGATCACCGATGTGGGCTCTGTGAAGGGGCCGGTGCTGCGGCGCTGGCGGGAGCTGCTGGTGGCGGCCGGCGGCGGCCCTGGCGCGTCCCGCTTCGTGGCCTCCCATCCGATGGCGGGCACCGCCCGGGCCGGGGTGGAGGCGGGGGAGGCCGGCCTGTTCCGCGGCAGGCCCTGGGTGGCGACTCCCGAGGCCAGCACCGATCCGGCGGCGCTGCAGGCGGTGCGGGAGCTGGCGGAGGCGCTTGGGGCGCGCTGGCTCTGCTGCGGCGCCGAGGCCCATGACCGCGCTGTGGCCCTGATCTCCCACCTGCCGGTGCTGGTGGGGGCGGCCCTGCTGCAGGCGGCCGATGCCGGGGGCGGCGAGATCGCGGCCGGGGCGGAGCTGGTGCGGGCCCTGGCCTCCACTGGCTTTGCCGACACCACCCGCGTCGGCGGCGGCAATCCGGAGCTGGGGATGTTGATGGCACGCGCCAACCGGGCGGCGTTGCTGGAGGCCCTGGATCACTACCGCCAGTCCCTGGCATCCCTGGAAGCGATGGTGGCGGAGAAGGAATGGTCGGCCCTGCAGCAGTCGCTGGCGCGCAGTCAGGCGCTGCGGCCGGACTTTCTCTGA
- a CDS encoding LdpA C-terminal domain-containing domain, with the protein MAAMVRDPEQALVHGCWVKLIGGASNQDLAAIEDLAGIHALAGVHCIDVAADPAVVAATRRGLAWAESHGAARPWLMVSLSDGLDPHFRKAWFDPQRCPPSCPRPCERVCPALAIDGRGVVAERCYGCGRCLPACPLGLIEERSQVLEPAAVGGLLAQLAPDAVELHTRPGRLDAFEERVLQLAASGVALRRVAVSAGLEGGATAEGLAAELWQRFRLLRGAGFRPLWQLDGRPMSGDVGAGTAHAAVGLLERLAPLAPPGPLQLAGGTNAHTLAVLGRTGSGPRAAGVAFGGVARRQLQPLLQEAQAEGRRLLDLPRLWPRALEIAAALVDPWLARDVAGP; encoded by the coding sequence ATGGCGGCCATGGTCCGGGACCCGGAGCAGGCCCTGGTCCACGGGTGCTGGGTGAAGCTGATCGGCGGGGCCAGCAACCAGGACCTGGCCGCCATCGAGGATCTGGCCGGCATCCATGCCCTGGCCGGGGTGCACTGCATCGATGTGGCTGCCGACCCGGCCGTGGTGGCCGCCACCCGGCGCGGCCTGGCCTGGGCGGAGTCCCACGGCGCGGCCCGCCCCTGGCTGATGGTCAGCCTCAGCGATGGCCTCGACCCCCATTTCCGCAAGGCCTGGTTCGATCCGCAGCGCTGTCCGCCGTCCTGCCCGAGACCCTGCGAGCGGGTCTGCCCCGCCCTGGCCATCGACGGGCGGGGGGTGGTGGCGGAGCGCTGCTACGGCTGCGGCCGCTGCCTGCCCGCCTGCCCCCTGGGGCTGATCGAGGAGCGCAGCCAGGTGCTGGAGCCAGCCGCCGTGGGGGGCCTGCTGGCGCAGCTGGCTCCGGACGCGGTGGAGCTGCACACCCGGCCCGGGCGCCTGGACGCCTTCGAGGAACGGGTGCTGCAGCTGGCCGCCAGCGGCGTGGCGCTGCGCCGGGTGGCGGTGAGTGCCGGCCTGGAGGGGGGCGCCACGGCCGAAGGGCTGGCGGCGGAGCTGTGGCAGCGGTTCCGCCTGCTGCGCGGGGCCGGTTTCCGTCCGCTCTGGCAGCTGGACGGGCGGCCGATGAGCGGCGACGTCGGGGCCGGCACGGCCCACGCGGCGGTCGGGCTGCTGGAGCGGCTGGCTCCGCTGGCGCCGCCGGGTCCGCTGCAGCTGGCCGGGGGCACCAACGCCCACACCCTGGCGGTGCTGGGGCGCACCGGGTCCGGGCCGCGGGCGGCGGGGGTGGCCTTCGGCGGGGTGGCCCGCCGGCAGCTGCAGCCGCTGCTGCAGGAGGCCCAGGCGGAGGGACGGCGGTTGCTGGACCTGCCCCGGCTCTGGCCCCGGGCCCTGGAGATCGCCGCGGCGCTGGTGGACCCCTGGCTGGCCCGCGATGTCGCCGGGCCCTGA
- the recA gene encoding recombinase RecA gives MPADSRATSASSASSGSPSTSTSYVSAAAPSGDPKAAAERDKALGLVLTQIERNFGKGSIMRLGDASRMRVETVPTGALTLDLALGGGYPKGRVVEVYGPESSGKTTLTLHAIAEVQKRGGVAAFVDAEHALDPVYAAALGVDIENLLVSQPDTGEMALEIVDQLVRSAAVDVVVVDSVAALTPRAEIEGEMGDLAVGSQARLMSQAMRKITGNIGKSGCTVIFLNQLRQKIGVTYGNPETTTGGNALKFYASVRLDIRRIQTLKRGTEEYGIRAKVKVAKNKVAPPFRIAEFDILFGRGISTLGCLLDLAEETGVVTRKGAWYSYEGDNIGQGRDNTITWLEQNPGPKEVIEQLTRQKLTEGSEVTANSMKPLAAAAKLAASKPQAGENAAELEELPAAG, from the coding sequence ATGCCTGCCGATTCCAGGGCCACCTCCGCCTCCTCTGCCTCCTCCGGTTCTCCCTCCACGTCCACTTCCTACGTCTCCGCCGCTGCCCCCAGCGGCGATCCCAAGGCCGCCGCTGAGCGCGACAAGGCCCTGGGCCTGGTGCTGACCCAGATCGAGCGAAACTTCGGCAAGGGTTCGATCATGCGGCTGGGGGATGCCTCCCGCATGCGGGTGGAAACGGTCCCCACCGGGGCCCTCACCCTCGATCTGGCCCTGGGGGGCGGCTATCCCAAGGGCCGGGTGGTGGAGGTCTACGGGCCGGAGAGCTCCGGCAAGACCACCCTCACCCTCCACGCCATCGCCGAGGTTCAGAAGCGCGGCGGCGTGGCGGCCTTCGTGGATGCGGAGCACGCCCTCGATCCGGTCTATGCCGCTGCCCTGGGGGTCGACATCGAGAACCTGCTGGTCTCCCAGCCGGACACCGGCGAGATGGCTCTGGAGATCGTCGACCAGCTGGTGCGCTCGGCCGCCGTCGACGTCGTCGTCGTCGACTCGGTGGCGGCCCTGACGCCCCGGGCGGAGATCGAGGGGGAGATGGGCGACCTGGCGGTGGGCAGCCAGGCCCGGCTGATGAGCCAGGCCATGCGCAAGATCACCGGCAACATCGGCAAATCCGGCTGCACGGTGATCTTCCTCAACCAGCTGCGCCAGAAGATCGGCGTCACCTACGGCAACCCGGAAACCACCACCGGTGGTAATGCCCTCAAGTTCTATGCGTCGGTGCGTCTCGACATCCGCCGCATCCAGACGCTCAAGCGTGGCACCGAGGAGTACGGCATCCGGGCCAAGGTGAAGGTGGCCAAGAACAAGGTGGCGCCCCCCTTCCGGATCGCCGAGTTCGACATCCTCTTCGGCCGCGGCATCAGCACACTGGGCTGCCTGCTGGATCTGGCCGAGGAAACCGGTGTGGTCACCCGCAAGGGCGCCTGGTACAGCTACGAGGGCGACAACATCGGCCAGGGCCGCGACAACACGATCACCTGGCTGGAGCAGAACCCCGGGCCGAAGGAGGTGATCGAGCAGCTCACCCGCCAGAAGCTCACCGAGGGTTCCGAGGTCACCGCCAACTCGATGAAACCGCTGGCCGCGGCGGCCAAGCTGGCGGCCTCCAAACCCCAGGCTGGAGAAAACGCCGCTGAGCTGGAGGAGCTGCCCGCCGCCGGCTGA
- a CDS encoding AAA family ATPase, which produces MLPPVVQRALAGPEQREGLLEVVLDLGRVPEARYPGRVLALGHDAIERSDLAAVLQRLGPFGGDNRAGIERTLHRISAIRNRTGDVVGLTCRVGRAVFGTVAMVRDLLDTGQSLLLMGRPGVGKTTALREIARVLADDLQRRVVVIDTSNEIAGDGDIPHPAIGRARRMQVARPELQHQVMIEAVENHMPEVIVIDEIGTELEAQAARTIAERGVMLVATAHGNELANLIRNPTLSDLVGGIQSVTLGDEEARRRRTQKTVLERAAEPTFPLAVEMHSRHRWLVHRDVAGTVDLLLRGQPTHPQARELGSDGRLLLRDDGPVRPAPPPAWATPRPPAWPTAPAPRRPGPAPLAVVPLPDPTAPGPVAAPALRIYGVGVAAQQLEEAVRRRQLPVEVVEEPEQADALLSVRGQLGRDPELRRQARDLGLPILVIKSDTPHQLQRAMERLLERRQGGGGTVDGEEPVGVGADRPDDAHAALEECRLAVEQVVLPQGRPVELLPRNEAVRALQAELVHHYRLRSAVFGRGRQQRLRVFPA; this is translated from the coding sequence GTGCTGCCGCCTGTGGTGCAGCGGGCCCTGGCGGGACCGGAGCAACGGGAGGGCTTGCTGGAGGTGGTGCTCGACCTGGGCCGGGTGCCGGAGGCCCGCTACCCCGGCCGCGTGCTGGCCCTGGGCCATGACGCCATCGAACGTTCCGACCTGGCGGCGGTGCTGCAACGCCTGGGCCCGTTCGGTGGCGACAACCGGGCCGGCATCGAGCGCACCCTGCACCGCATCAGCGCCATCCGCAACCGCACCGGCGACGTGGTGGGACTCACCTGCCGGGTGGGTCGGGCGGTGTTCGGCACGGTGGCGATGGTGCGTGACCTGCTGGACACCGGCCAGTCGCTGCTGCTGATGGGCCGCCCCGGGGTGGGCAAGACCACGGCCCTGCGGGAGATCGCCCGGGTGCTCGCCGACGACCTGCAGCGCCGCGTGGTGGTGATCGACACCAGCAACGAGATCGCCGGCGACGGCGACATCCCCCACCCCGCCATCGGCCGGGCCCGGCGCATGCAGGTGGCGCGCCCGGAACTGCAGCACCAGGTGATGATCGAGGCGGTGGAGAACCACATGCCCGAGGTCATCGTCATCGATGAGATCGGCACCGAACTGGAGGCCCAGGCGGCCCGCACCATTGCCGAACGGGGCGTGATGCTGGTGGCCACGGCCCACGGCAACGAACTGGCGAACCTGATCCGCAACCCCACCCTGAGTGATCTGGTGGGCGGGATCCAGTCGGTGACCCTGGGGGACGAGGAGGCCCGCCGCCGCCGCACCCAGAAGACCGTGCTGGAACGGGCCGCCGAGCCCACCTTCCCCCTGGCGGTGGAGATGCACAGCCGCCACCGCTGGCTCGTGCACCGCGATGTGGCCGGCACCGTGGATCTGCTGTTGCGGGGCCAGCCCACCCACCCCCAGGCGCGGGAGCTGGGCAGCGACGGCCGCCTGCTGCTGCGTGATGACGGTCCCGTCCGCCCGGCCCCGCCGCCCGCCTGGGCCACCCCCCGGCCGCCCGCCTGGCCCACCGCCCCGGCCCCCCGGCGCCCCGGTCCCGCTCCTCTGGCGGTGGTGCCCCTGCCCGATCCGACGGCGCCCGGGCCAGTGGCGGCCCCTGCCCTGCGGATCTACGGGGTGGGAGTGGCGGCCCAGCAGCTGGAGGAGGCGGTGCGGCGCCGCCAGTTGCCGGTGGAGGTGGTGGAGGAGCCGGAGCAGGCCGATGCGCTGCTGAGCGTGCGCGGCCAGCTGGGCCGTGATCCGGAACTGCGGCGCCAGGCCCGCGACCTGGGCCTGCCGATCCTGGTGATCAAGTCGGACACGCCCCACCAGCTGCAGCGGGCCATGGAGCGCCTGCTGGAGCGGCGCCAGGGGGGTGGCGGCACTGTGGATGGTGAAGAGCCGGTCGGCGTCGGCGCGGACCGCCCCGATGACGCCCATGCGGCCCTGGAGGAATGCCGGCTGGCGGTGGAGCAGGTGGTGCTGCCCCAGGGCCGGCCGGTGGAGCTGCTGCCCCGTAACGAAGCGGTGCGGGCCCTGCAGGCCGAGCTGGTGCACCATTACCGCTTGCGCAGTGCGGTCTTCGGCCGCGGCCGCCAGCAGCGGCTGCGCGTCTTTCCCGCCTGA